From one Candidatus Methylacidiphilales bacterium genomic stretch:
- a CDS encoding integration host factor subunit beta — protein MSNLTKRDLVVRISNETGLVQHQVLEVLQRYFDAMIESLIAGRTVELRKFGVFEIKWRKARVGRNPNKPETDIVIPPHPVVKFKPGKILKEKLKEMAAQGPKPEDGGGKGDASQSSEQVAALG, from the coding sequence ATGAGTAACTTAACGAAGCGTGATTTAGTTGTTAGGATTAGCAATGAGACGGGACTTGTGCAGCATCAAGTGTTGGAGGTGCTTCAGCGATATTTTGATGCGATGATTGAGAGTTTGATTGCTGGGCGGACTGTGGAGTTGAGAAAGTTTGGGGTGTTTGAGATTAAGTGGCGGAAGGCGCGTGTGGGTCGGAATCCGAATAAGCCTGAGACGGATATTGTGATTCCGCCTCATCCTGTGGTGAAGTTTAAGCCAGGAAAGATTTTGAAGGAGAAGTTGAAGGAGATGGCTGCTCAGGGGCCGAAGCCCGAGGATGGAGGGGGTAAAGGCGACGCGTCGCAGTCCTCCGAGCAGGTGGCTGCTTTGGGCTAG
- a CDS encoding SDR family oxidoreductase: MKLTGRRILVVGGSRGIGAAVARGARDAGAEVVVASRTRGNWDGEWWEWDVTREDGVQEVEGNLDGVVYCPGSVVLKPFGSLRGEVWRQEWELNVMGAVRVLQRCERALFRGEGVGSVVLVSSVAAGVGMRYHACVGTVKGAVEGLGRSLAAEWAPRVRVNVVAPSLTNTMLAGRLLETEEKRKAVAERHPLTGYNEAEDVAGMILFLLGDGARRVTGEVWRVDGGVGAVRV; this comes from the coding sequence ATGAAGTTGACAGGAAGAAGGATTTTGGTTGTGGGGGGGAGTCGGGGGATCGGGGCGGCGGTGGCGCGCGGGGCAAGGGATGCGGGTGCAGAGGTGGTGGTGGCGTCGAGGACGCGTGGGAATTGGGATGGGGAGTGGTGGGAATGGGATGTGACGCGTGAGGATGGCGTGCAGGAGGTGGAGGGGAATTTGGATGGTGTGGTGTATTGTCCGGGGAGTGTAGTGTTGAAGCCGTTTGGGAGTCTGCGTGGGGAGGTGTGGCGGCAGGAATGGGAGCTTAATGTGATGGGGGCGGTGCGTGTGTTGCAACGCTGCGAGCGTGCCCTTTTCCGCGGTGAGGGCGTGGGGAGTGTGGTGTTGGTGAGTTCTGTCGCAGCGGGAGTGGGGATGCGCTATCATGCGTGTGTGGGGACGGTGAAGGGTGCTGTGGAGGGGTTGGGGCGGAGTCTGGCGGCTGAGTGGGCGCCTAGGGTGCGTGTGAATGTGGTAGCGCCGTCGTTGACGAATACGATGCTTGCGGGGCGGCTTTTGGAGACGGAGGAGAAGCGGAAGGCGGTGGCTGAGCGGCATCCGTTGACGGGCTATAATGAGGCGGAGGATGTGGCAGGGATGATATTGTTTTTGTTGGGGGATGGGGCGCGGCGTGTGACGGGTGAGGTGTGGAGGGTGGATGGGGGAGTGGGGGCGGTGAGGGTGTAG
- the hisS gene encoding histidine--tRNA ligase: MQALPGFRDFYPEDCAFREGIVATWCEVSRRYGFVRYDAPPLEPLELYTQKSGGEIVGQLYHFVDKGGRAVALRPEMTPSLTRMVAARYRDYRKPMKWFSVPQVFRYERMQRGRLREHFQWNCDIIGEAGLQAEVELIALVIDGLRAFGLGEDDFVVRLSDRVFWADFLRKRNVPEERWYEVFQAIDKCEREPREKTSERLGVLADEVMRVINEGAASERLDEVEAGLARRGLGGYVRRDFRIVRGLAYYTGVVFEVFDRGGAFRAIAGGGRYDELFAKQGNESVPAVGFGMGDVVLGEILRLKGWKADRRMGVDVFIFVEDEKFRADADRWTQALRENGLCVDVALKASKISRQYELAEERGARWGVMFDQQGVLLKNLVSRELRRVNEVGEVLALVRL, from the coding sequence ATGCAGGCGTTGCCGGGTTTTAGGGATTTTTATCCGGAGGATTGTGCGTTTCGTGAGGGGATTGTGGCGACATGGTGCGAGGTGTCGCGGCGGTATGGGTTTGTGCGTTATGATGCTCCTCCGCTGGAGCCGCTGGAGCTATATACGCAGAAGTCTGGGGGGGAGATAGTGGGGCAGCTTTATCATTTTGTGGATAAGGGGGGACGAGCGGTGGCGCTGCGGCCGGAGATGACGCCGAGCTTGACGCGGATGGTGGCAGCGCGGTATCGGGATTATCGGAAGCCGATGAAGTGGTTTTCGGTGCCGCAGGTGTTTCGATACGAGCGGATGCAGCGTGGGCGGCTGCGGGAGCATTTTCAGTGGAATTGCGATATTATTGGTGAGGCGGGTTTGCAGGCGGAGGTGGAGCTGATCGCGTTGGTGATCGATGGGTTGCGGGCGTTTGGGTTGGGAGAGGATGATTTTGTGGTGCGGTTGAGTGATCGTGTTTTTTGGGCGGATTTTTTGAGGAAAAGAAATGTGCCAGAGGAGAGGTGGTATGAGGTTTTCCAAGCCATAGATAAGTGTGAGAGAGAGCCGCGGGAGAAGACAAGTGAGAGGTTGGGGGTGTTGGCCGATGAGGTGATGAGGGTGATAAATGAAGGGGCTGCGAGCGAACGCCTCGATGAGGTGGAGGCGGGCTTGGCGCGTAGGGGGCTTGGCGGGTATGTGAGGCGAGATTTTCGGATTGTGCGAGGGCTGGCGTATTATACGGGTGTGGTGTTTGAGGTTTTTGATCGAGGCGGCGCGTTTCGGGCGATTGCTGGGGGGGGTCGGTATGATGAGCTTTTTGCGAAGCAGGGAAATGAGTCGGTGCCGGCAGTGGGTTTTGGCATGGGGGACGTGGTGCTGGGAGAAATTTTGCGGCTGAAAGGATGGAAGGCAGACAGGCGGATGGGGGTAGATGTTTTTATTTTTGTGGAGGATGAAAAGTTTCGAGCTGATGCCGATCGCTGGACGCAGGCGCTGCGGGAGAATGGGCTGTGCGTGGATGTGGCGTTGAAGGCGTCGAAGATTAGCAGGCAATATGAATTGGCCGAGGAGCGCGGAGCACGATGGGGAGTGATGTTCGATCAGCAAGGAGTGTTGCTGAAGAATTTGGTCTCTCGGGAACTGAGGCGTGTGAATGAGGTGGGGGAGGTGTTGGCTTTAGTTCGTTTATGA
- a CDS encoding glycoside hydrolase family 13 protein, which translates to MHPHPKNILLHLLLCSIFRTMPASEVPNASPTPPDFPVPDWAKDAIWYQIFPERFYNGDPSNDPTLDSLAGAYPDDTSPPWQIHPWTSDWYALQPHEKAHPDRPLFHHILRRRYGGDLQGILQKLDYLADLGINAIYLNPIFHSPSHHKYDALSYHHVDPHFGPDPAGDLALIAKETFHDPSTWSWTAADRLFLRLLQEAKKRNIRIILDGVFNHLGKQSPPFQDLLKNQRLSPYRDWFIVESWRDDTTGTPFTYRGWFGHDTLPEILEIDDNIAPAPRQYIFHATRRWMDPDGDGDPSDGIDGWRLDVAFCIPHGFWKQWRRLVKSINPQAYLTAEIIDPPEKLLPYLQGDEFDAVMNYNFAFACAAFFLRDDAQALTPTAFLDRLAHLRRTLPPSVAYVMQNLFGSHDTNRLASHAVNRNLGHYHDWPTYFQQSKATNPAYLHRPPNPHEKRLIRLLTLFQFTYIGAPMIYYGDEVGLHGANDPCCRKPMLWPEYTYEPESYLPDGTRRPTPDPIAPDLHLHRHYRTLAHLRHRHPSLRRGTFEVTYIDDATRTFAFQRKHHTDTLTVAFNTSKQPVTLPLSKIQAPSSATILYTVGDARLRRPLLILPPTLTLAPHSATILKSP; encoded by the coding sequence ATGCATCCACACCCCAAAAATATCCTTCTACACCTCCTCCTCTGCTCCATATTCCGAACCATGCCTGCTTCTGAAGTCCCCAACGCATCCCCCACCCCACCCGACTTCCCCGTTCCCGACTGGGCCAAAGACGCCATCTGGTATCAAATCTTCCCCGAGCGCTTCTACAACGGCGACCCCTCCAACGACCCCACCCTCGACTCCCTCGCCGGTGCCTACCCCGACGACACCTCTCCCCCATGGCAAATCCACCCCTGGACCTCCGACTGGTATGCCCTCCAACCCCACGAAAAAGCCCACCCCGACCGCCCCCTCTTTCATCACATCCTTCGCCGCCGCTACGGAGGCGACCTCCAAGGCATCCTCCAGAAGCTCGACTACCTCGCCGACCTCGGCATCAACGCCATCTACCTCAACCCCATCTTCCACTCCCCCTCCCACCACAAATACGACGCCCTCTCCTACCACCACGTTGACCCCCACTTCGGCCCCGACCCCGCCGGCGACCTCGCCCTCATCGCCAAAGAAACCTTCCACGACCCCTCCACCTGGTCCTGGACCGCCGCCGACCGCCTCTTCCTCCGCCTCCTCCAAGAAGCCAAAAAACGCAACATCCGCATCATCCTCGACGGCGTCTTCAACCACCTCGGAAAACAATCCCCGCCATTCCAAGACCTCCTTAAAAACCAGCGCCTCTCCCCCTACCGCGACTGGTTCATCGTCGAATCCTGGCGCGACGACACCACCGGCACCCCCTTCACCTACCGCGGCTGGTTCGGCCACGACACCCTCCCCGAAATCCTCGAGATCGACGACAACATCGCCCCCGCCCCGCGCCAATACATCTTCCACGCCACCCGCCGCTGGATGGACCCCGACGGCGACGGCGATCCCTCCGACGGCATAGACGGCTGGCGCCTCGACGTCGCCTTCTGCATCCCCCACGGATTCTGGAAACAATGGCGTCGCCTCGTCAAATCCATCAACCCCCAAGCCTACCTCACCGCAGAAATCATCGATCCCCCCGAAAAACTCCTCCCCTACCTCCAAGGTGACGAATTCGACGCCGTCATGAACTACAACTTCGCCTTCGCCTGCGCCGCCTTCTTCCTCCGCGACGACGCCCAAGCCCTCACCCCTACCGCCTTCCTCGACCGCCTCGCCCACCTCCGCCGCACCCTTCCCCCATCCGTCGCCTACGTCATGCAAAACCTCTTCGGCTCCCACGACACCAACCGCCTCGCCTCCCACGCCGTCAACCGCAACCTCGGCCACTACCACGACTGGCCCACCTACTTCCAGCAATCCAAAGCCACCAACCCCGCCTACCTCCACCGCCCCCCCAACCCCCACGAAAAACGCCTCATCCGCCTCCTCACCCTCTTCCAATTCACCTACATCGGCGCCCCCATGATCTACTACGGCGACGAAGTCGGCCTCCACGGCGCCAACGACCCCTGCTGCCGCAAACCCATGCTCTGGCCAGAATACACCTACGAACCCGAAAGCTACCTCCCCGACGGCACCCGCCGCCCAACACCCGACCCCATCGCCCCCGACCTACACCTCCACCGCCACTACCGCACCCTCGCCCACCTCCGCCACCGCCACCCCTCCCTCCGCCGCGGCACCTTCGAAGTCACCTACATCGACGACGCCACACGCACCTTCGCCTTTCAAAGAAAACACCACACCGACACCCTCACCGTCGCCTTCAACACCTCGAAGCAACCTGTCACCCTTCCCCTATCCAAAATCCAAGCCCCATCCTCCGCCACCATCCTCTACACCGTCGGCGACGCTCGCCTCCGCCGCCCCCTCCTCATCCTCCCCCCCACCCTCACCCTCGCCCCCCACTCCGCCACAATCCTCAAATCCCCATAG